A region of Candidatus Megaera polyxenophila DNA encodes the following proteins:
- a CDS encoding hypothetical protein (DUF328 domain-containing protein) has protein sequence MIILISPSKTLDFSGNYKGEHTIPDFLKESTELIKVLRKLTTSEIVGLMDLSEKLAVLNHQRYHDFSIPFTLENSCQAIYAFKGDVYEGLDVEAFTQEDIKYAQLHLRIISGLYGLLRPLDLIQPYRLEMGTKLLSQNYKNLYEYWGDKIIVKLNELLKSGESDLLVNLASAEYFKVINQKLFNRRLITPVFKERKNSKYKVIPIFAKKARGLMTSYIIKQRIESIYDIKQFNGGGYEFNAALSTETELVFTR, from the coding sequence ATGATAATATTAATTTCTCCTTCTAAAACATTAGATTTTTCTGGAAATTATAAAGGTGAGCATACCATTCCTGATTTTCTTAAAGAATCAACAGAGCTTATTAAAGTTTTACGTAAGCTAACTACTTCTGAAATAGTAGGATTAATGGATTTAAGTGAAAAACTAGCTGTTTTAAATCACCAACGCTACCATGATTTCAGTATTCCGTTTACTTTAGAGAATAGCTGCCAAGCGATATATGCTTTTAAAGGCGATGTATATGAAGGGTTAGATGTAGAAGCTTTTACTCAAGAAGACATCAAGTACGCTCAATTACATTTAAGAATTATTTCCGGGCTTTATGGTTTGCTAAGACCACTAGATCTTATCCAACCTTATAGACTCGAAATGGGAACAAAACTGCTCAGTCAGAATTACAAGAATTTATACGAGTATTGGGGAGACAAGATTATAGTTAAATTAAATGAACTGCTAAAAAGCGGAGAGAGCGATTTACTGGTGAATTTAGCGTCAGCAGAATATTTTAAGGTGATAAATCAAAAACTATTTAACCGTCGTTTAATTACTCCTGTTTTTAAAGAAAGGAAAAATAGCAAGTATAAAGTTATACCTATTTTTGCTAAAAAAGCACGCGGTCTTATGACATCATATATAATAAAACAGCGTATTGAAAGCATCTATGATATTAAGCAGTTTAACGGAGGTGGTTATGAATTCAACGCTGCTCTTTCAACCGAAACCGAATTAGTTTTTACTAGGTAA
- a CDS encoding cytochrome C biogenesis protein CcmE has product MKDKIVVVTGSTSGIGFGIASKFAKNGATLVINGLASDSEVKKLSSELKLLGAAEVLFDSADLSKPAEIDRMFKNIIQKYQRVDVLVNNAGIQFVSPVENFPPEKWEMIIRIDLIAAFYTIKNVIPIMKQQKWGRVINIASAHALVASPFKSAYVAAKHGLIGLTKSVALEVAQDGITVNSICPGYVKTPLVVNQIADTAKARSMSEEDVIKNVILGVQATKKFVEIEEIADFVYFLSSDSASSITGSALSIDGGWTAQ; this is encoded by the coding sequence ATGAAAGATAAAATAGTTGTAGTAACTGGATCCACAAGCGGTATTGGTTTTGGAATAGCTTCGAAATTTGCTAAAAATGGTGCTACATTAGTTATTAATGGGCTTGCTTCTGATTCTGAAGTAAAAAAGCTTTCTAGCGAGCTAAAACTTCTTGGTGCAGCAGAGGTGCTATTTGATAGTGCCGATCTTTCAAAACCTGCAGAAATTGACAGAATGTTTAAAAATATAATCCAAAAATATCAAAGAGTAGATGTGCTAGTTAATAATGCGGGGATTCAATTTGTGTCACCGGTTGAAAATTTTCCACCGGAAAAATGGGAAATGATAATTCGTATAGATTTAATTGCTGCTTTTTATACAATAAAGAATGTTATCCCTATAATGAAACAACAAAAATGGGGTAGGGTAATTAACATTGCCTCAGCCCATGCTTTGGTAGCATCGCCCTTTAAATCAGCCTATGTGGCTGCTAAACATGGACTAATTGGGCTGACAAAATCTGTAGCCTTAGAAGTAGCTCAAGATGGTATAACTGTTAATTCTATTTGCCCAGGTTATGTGAAAACTCCGCTTGTAGTAAATCAGATCGCTGATACAGCAAAAGCTAGATCCATGTCGGAAGAGGATGTAATTAAGAATGTTATACTAGGAGTACAAGCAACAAAAAAATTTGTAGAGATTGAAGAAATAGCTGATTTTGTATATTTTCTATCTTCTGATAGCGCTTCTTCTATTACAGGTTCAGCTTTATCAATTGACGGTGGATGGACTGCACAATAG
- a CDS encoding membrane protein → MYRLVLFTFITLNFSNSLALELNEALKSGYNNDEKLKIIRSDFLNEIEQFPRALAGFMPKISAGFDATDSKVTRKSNIAAGLDNTSTDNSRYSKTLTLDQSIFNGGSSVAELKAAQSAFRASKGDYYAKEQNIFLEEITNYLNCVEATEKYNISKISVKSNRTQLEAVKEKFKLGESTETEVASAESGLATAQANQSIAYANFEAAKAEFLRVFALEATGIKMPELAANLPNSLEELVEIAIAANPNIISSQHSTKASKAGEYAAKGALLPQVSFRIQSGDTRYSPEDQLRQNFNSNSVTSTLSVNVPILSKGGVEYSDIRRAKYKTRKAVLQLDTQIKQIKSQCKASWEKFNAAKTRIAATSQGVKSGEIAYEGMLQEEMLGSKTIIDVIMSEEKLSKAREARVEAQRELILASYNIKSLMGELTAEKMKLPVEYFNPDQEFKKLKLRIVGF, encoded by the coding sequence ATGTACAGATTAGTTTTATTTACATTTATTACATTAAATTTTTCTAATAGTTTAGCTCTTGAGCTAAATGAAGCTCTCAAAAGCGGCTATAATAACGATGAAAAGCTAAAAATTATTAGATCGGATTTCTTGAATGAAATAGAACAGTTCCCTCGTGCTCTTGCTGGTTTTATGCCAAAAATTTCTGCCGGATTTGATGCAACAGATTCAAAAGTCACAAGAAAAAGTAACATTGCTGCTGGTTTAGATAATACCTCTACAGATAATTCACGATATTCAAAAACCCTCACCCTGGATCAATCAATATTTAACGGCGGGTCTAGCGTTGCAGAATTAAAGGCTGCACAATCGGCTTTTAGGGCTTCTAAAGGTGATTATTACGCTAAGGAGCAAAATATATTTTTGGAAGAAATTACTAATTATCTAAACTGTGTTGAAGCCACGGAAAAATATAACATTTCAAAAATAAGTGTTAAATCTAACAGAACTCAGCTGGAAGCTGTGAAAGAAAAATTTAAACTTGGTGAATCAACTGAAACTGAAGTTGCAAGTGCTGAATCTGGGCTTGCAACTGCTCAGGCTAATCAATCTATTGCATATGCAAATTTTGAAGCAGCTAAAGCAGAATTTTTAAGAGTTTTTGCTTTAGAAGCAACGGGGATTAAAATGCCGGAATTAGCAGCTAATTTACCAAATAGCTTAGAGGAATTAGTTGAAATAGCAATCGCTGCCAATCCAAACATAATATCATCCCAACATTCTACTAAAGCTTCCAAAGCCGGAGAATATGCTGCTAAGGGAGCTTTGTTACCCCAGGTGTCATTCCGAATACAAAGCGGAGATACAAGATACAGTCCTGAAGATCAACTTAGACAAAATTTTAACTCTAATAGCGTTACTTCTACCTTATCAGTAAATGTCCCTATTCTCTCTAAAGGAGGGGTAGAATATTCTGATATTAGAAGAGCAAAATATAAAACCAGAAAAGCTGTTCTGCAACTAGATACTCAAATAAAACAGATTAAATCACAATGTAAAGCGAGTTGGGAAAAATTTAACGCAGCGAAGACCAGGATTGCCGCTACATCTCAAGGAGTTAAATCTGGTGAAATAGCGTACGAAGGAATGCTTCAAGAAGAAATGCTGGGGTCTAAAACCATAATTGATGTTATTATGTCGGAAGAAAAGTTAAGTAAGGCCAGAGAAGCTAGAGTTGAAGCACAAAGGGAGTTAATATTAGCTAGTTATAATATAAAATCCTTAATGGGGGAATTGACTGCTGAAAAAATGAAATTGCCTGTTGAATATTTTAACCCGGATCAAGAGTTCAAAAAACTAAAATTAAGAATTGTAGGATTTTAA
- a CDS encoding ankyrin, whose product MKKKILTLLYVLILHSNAYSASEHQLPPPLPSSEEVINSENKGNSFWNKTLNFFGLGNKKQENKKVSAQEKQAEKTANDLGYKNNNTAGVNSESPAKTLTAITKELPNSPSAPNSDNVLINNKNQSTDKSSLQKVPDISDLKLPDGIKLDEELPTKPEVATSNNSAPNIRPLSGEGIKKETKTDTSDLQLPDGIKPDDELPTKPEAIANKTSPLNASEASDTTSKNTPVQNITLSVPTTDDKSANNNKALTVNTPPIPDTPAKNANSKNNPPLPATGNLLEPKTDKLPENVKLTQDSVAQSSQNSEALNVKTYRQHLQDRLNKTQKLPEISKEDLNPVPATEEANPDQTKFVNDEAQVLILPNDEVVLGEVTRESQLDLMDLNSYLKIFWSNYNSIKNEPARQAINNFIENYDANFNKPGASVKSENMDALTEAFKAIDKNNIYDLINLLDGYPIIQLVDCDGNTLLHKAVYKNNYSAVKFLIMKGIDLSIKNNQGVTALEIAVLQNRPEIETLLRSAGAK is encoded by the coding sequence ATGAAAAAGAAAATTTTAACTCTTCTCTATGTTTTGATCCTACATTCTAATGCTTATTCGGCATCAGAACACCAGTTACCACCTCCACTTCCATCATCAGAAGAGGTTATAAATTCCGAAAACAAGGGAAATTCTTTTTGGAATAAAACTTTAAATTTTTTTGGTTTAGGAAATAAAAAACAGGAAAATAAAAAGGTTTCAGCCCAAGAAAAACAAGCTGAAAAAACTGCTAATGATTTAGGTTATAAAAACAATAATACTGCCGGTGTTAATTCAGAATCGCCAGCAAAAACTCTTACAGCAATTACTAAAGAGCTCCCTAACTCTCCTTCTGCTCCTAATTCCGATAATGTGCTAATTAATAATAAAAATCAATCTACAGATAAAAGTTCGCTACAAAAAGTCCCTGATATCTCTGATCTCAAACTTCCTGATGGGATTAAACTGGACGAAGAATTACCAACTAAGCCTGAGGTAGCAACCAGCAATAATAGCGCTCCTAATATCCGACCTCTTAGCGGAGAAGGAATTAAGAAAGAAACTAAAACTGATACCTCTGACCTCCAACTTCCTGATGGGATTAAACCGGATGACGAGTTACCGACTAAGCCTGAGGCGATAGCTAACAAAACATCTCCCCTTAACGCTTCGGAAGCATCTGATACAACATCTAAAAATACACCAGTACAAAATATAACTTTAAGTGTACCCACAACTGATGACAAATCTGCAAATAATAATAAAGCTTTAACAGTAAACACCCCTCCTATTCCTGATACTCCAGCAAAAAATGCTAATAGTAAAAATAATCCCCCTTTACCTGCTACAGGAAACTTGTTAGAACCAAAAACTGACAAGCTACCAGAAAATGTAAAGTTAACGCAGGATTCAGTAGCTCAATCTAGCCAAAACTCTGAAGCTTTAAATGTTAAAACCTATCGTCAACATCTACAGGATCGGTTAAACAAAACTCAGAAACTTCCAGAAATTTCAAAAGAAGATCTAAATCCTGTTCCTGCAACAGAAGAGGCTAATCCAGATCAAACAAAGTTTGTTAATGACGAAGCTCAAGTACTTATATTACCGAATGATGAGGTTGTGCTAGGAGAAGTAACTAGAGAAAGCCAATTAGATTTAATGGACTTAAATTCTTATCTTAAAATCTTTTGGAGTAATTATAATAGTATAAAAAATGAACCGGCACGTCAGGCAATAAATAATTTCATTGAAAATTATGATGCTAATTTTAATAAACCAGGTGCATCTGTTAAAAGCGAAAATATGGATGCTCTAACAGAAGCTTTTAAAGCAATAGATAAGAATAATATTTATGATTTAATTAATTTATTGGATGGTTATCCTATAATTCAACTTGTTGACTGCGACGGTAATACCTTACTCCACAAAGCAGTTTATAAAAATAACTACTCTGCAGTAAAATTTTTAATCATGAAAGGAATCGATCTATCAATTAAAAATAACCAAGGGGTAACAGCCCTTGAAATAGCAGTTTTACAAAATAGGCCTGAGATAGAAACCCTTTTAAGATCTGCTGGAGCTAAATAA
- a CDS encoding lipoyl synthase translates to MELKRPDWIKVKAPNSKEYENTKSLISELKLNTVCQEAACPNIGECWQKKHATVMILGSVCTRACAFCNVATGRPDLLDPHEPERLAEAVGKLGLEHVVITSVDRDDLPDGGATHFANCIKQLRKSSPNTTIEILTPDFLKKEDAIEIVVEAKPDVFNHNIETVPSLYKRIRPGARYFHSLNLLYKVKKLDPEVFTKSGIMVGLGESNAEITQVMDDLRAADVDFITIGQYLQPTKKHAEIARYVTPEEFKYFERLARTKGFLMVSASPLTRSSYHAGDDFKIMKQARSVVTKA, encoded by the coding sequence ATGGAATTAAAAAGGCCAGATTGGATTAAAGTTAAAGCTCCAAATTCAAAGGAATATGAAAATACTAAATCCTTAATTAGTGAACTTAAATTAAACACGGTGTGTCAGGAAGCTGCTTGTCCTAATATTGGGGAATGCTGGCAAAAAAAACATGCCACCGTTATGATATTAGGATCTGTTTGCACGAGAGCTTGCGCATTTTGTAATGTAGCTACTGGCCGTCCTGATTTACTTGACCCCCATGAACCAGAAAGATTAGCCGAAGCTGTAGGAAAGCTAGGGCTTGAGCATGTGGTAATCACTTCTGTTGATAGAGATGATCTCCCTGATGGTGGGGCTACTCATTTTGCTAATTGTATAAAACAGCTACGAAAATCATCGCCAAATACTACTATTGAGATTTTAACACCTGATTTCTTAAAAAAAGAAGATGCTATAGAGATAGTAGTGGAGGCTAAGCCTGATGTATTTAATCATAATATTGAGACTGTTCCTTCTTTATATAAAAGGATTAGACCAGGGGCTAGATATTTTCATTCTTTAAACTTACTATATAAGGTAAAAAAGCTAGATCCAGAAGTATTTACAAAATCTGGCATCATGGTTGGCCTTGGGGAAAGTAATGCAGAAATAACCCAAGTTATGGATGACTTGCGTGCAGCAGACGTAGATTTTATAACTATCGGTCAATATTTACAGCCAACAAAAAAACATGCCGAAATTGCTAGATATGTCACGCCGGAAGAATTTAAGTATTTTGAAAGATTAGCACGAACAAAAGGATTTTTAATGGTATCAGCTTCGCCTCTTACGAGGTCTTCCTACCATGCTGGTGATGATTTTAAAATAATGAAACAAGCCCGTAGCGTTGTTACTAAGGCTTGA
- a CDS encoding DNA replication and repair protein recF encodes MTVYLEGLNLHNYRNFKELKLAFNNNIVVILGENGGGKTNILESISLLSPGRGLKGAKYDEMAYNYSGNWSTRIYLKSKIGKALVASAYALSNNLRTIEYNGSKIRNTELTTLANIIWLTPQMDGIFLSSPSERRRFLDRIVYNFYQEHASNINKYEHLARERLKLLMQNNSNLNDSWLKILETKTADITLKIIKLRSNVINFVQGYIDIVDAPFPKAQLEVNHLFGKEIEDEEFLETYSTYLYKNRQKDRITKRTNLGINKQELIVKHKEKCQLAKFCSTGEQKALLISILLGQIEANKAIAKTTPILLLDELFVHLDDKRKDCLAQYIINSKLQTFITATDMVGLERLAAIGQMIYI; translated from the coding sequence ATGACAGTTTACTTAGAAGGGTTAAACCTCCATAATTATCGTAATTTCAAGGAATTAAAGCTAGCTTTTAATAACAATATAGTTGTTATCCTTGGGGAAAATGGTGGCGGTAAAACGAATATTCTGGAATCAATTTCATTACTTTCTCCAGGAAGGGGATTAAAAGGAGCAAAATATGACGAGATGGCTTATAATTACAGTGGGAATTGGTCTACTCGCATATATTTAAAAAGTAAGATTGGTAAAGCATTAGTGGCATCTGCTTATGCACTTAGCAACAATTTAAGGACAATAGAATATAACGGATCAAAGATCCGTAATACGGAACTTACTACCCTTGCCAATATTATTTGGCTTACCCCTCAGATGGATGGAATATTTTTGAGTTCGCCTTCTGAGCGGAGGAGGTTTCTTGACAGAATAGTTTATAATTTTTACCAGGAACATGCTAGTAATATAAATAAATATGAGCATCTAGCTCGTGAACGCTTAAAACTTCTTATGCAAAATAATTCGAATCTTAATGATTCATGGTTAAAAATTCTAGAAACAAAAACCGCTGATATAACATTGAAAATCATTAAGTTACGTTCAAATGTAATAAACTTTGTGCAGGGATATATAGATATAGTTGACGCACCTTTCCCTAAAGCTCAGCTTGAAGTTAACCATTTATTCGGTAAAGAAATAGAAGATGAAGAGTTTCTAGAAACATATTCAACATATCTCTACAAAAATCGACAAAAAGATAGAATTACCAAAAGAACAAATTTAGGAATAAATAAACAGGAACTTATTGTAAAACATAAAGAGAAATGCCAACTTGCAAAATTTTGTTCTACTGGTGAACAAAAAGCTTTATTAATCTCAATATTACTAGGCCAGATTGAAGCAAATAAAGCAATAGCAAAAACAACCCCTATCTTACTACTGGATGAGCTGTTTGTCCATCTTGACGATAAACGAAAAGATTGTCTTGCTCAATATATAATAAATAGTAAACTACAAACATTTATAACGGCAACGGATATGGTTGGTCTCGAGAGGCTTGCTGCGATCGGTCAGATGATTTATATTTAA